The window AGCCATCTAATGCGGGTACTGGTAAACCAGCTTGCGCCATTAATGTACATAAACCAACTGTTTTTAAAGTAACGGTTTTACCACCTGTATTTGGCCCTGTAATAACAATCGCAGTAATGTCTTTGCCAAATTCAATGTCGTTTGCGACCGCTATTTCACTTGCTATTAATGGATGGCGTGCTCGCACAAGTCGGATATAGCCGTCTTTGTTCATTTTCGGCATCGTGCACTTGTTCGCTTGACCGTATTTTCCCTTCGCTAAAATAACGTCGATTTCACCTAAGATTTTTACTAAATTAAATAAATCAGGTGCAACTTCCTCCACCATAGCACTTAGAGCAAGTAAAATGCGTTCAATCTCCGCTTGCTCCTTCATTTTGAGACGATGAATTTCGTTATTCGCTTGCACAACCGAATCCGGCTCAATGAAGAGTGTTTGGCCTGAAGACGATTGGTCGTGCACGATGCCGCCATAATGATGGCGGTATTCCTGTTTAACAGGAATTACATAGCGATCATTTCGAATCGTTACGAGTGCATCAGAAAGCATTTTAGTGGCATTGCTACCACGTGTAAGGCTTTCTAATTTAGAACGTACTTTAGCCTCCTCTGAACGGAGTGATTGACGTATCGTACGCAGTGTCTGACTTGCAGCATCTAATACTGTACCGTTGTCATCAATGCAGTTATTAATTTCATGTTGCAAACCTGTTAGAACTGGCATTGCGTCCTTCTTGGCAATGAAATGTGGAATTTCAATCATTTCATCTGACTCTAAATCCTCGATGAAATTGCGAAGAATACGGCTTGCTCGAATCGTACTTGATACCTCCATTAATTCTATTGCTGACAGCATGCCACCGATTTGTGCACGTCTTGCTGCAGGGCGTATATCGAAAATACCGCCCATCGGCACATTGCCTTTGACACGTAAAATAGACAAACCCTCATCCATTTCTTCTAATAATTGCACTACTTTTTCAAAGTCCGTTTGTGGCACAAGCTCATCAATGGCTGACTTGCCAATTGAAGACGTACAATGAATTGCCACTTGCTGGCGTACTTTATCATATTCTAGTGTTTTCAATGCGCGTTGTGCGATCACTGAGAACACCTCCTCAGCCTATTTATTTCGTCGAATGAACGCCTCGAACTGTTCACGCGTCCATGTATTGACAATCATATCTTTTTTCAACCATGCTTTGTTTGCATAGCGCACACCGATATCCATAAATCGTAAATGAGAGATATCATGAGCATCGGTATTTATCGCTACAGGTACACCTGCTGCTACTGCCATTTCTAAATGCTCGACACATAAATCGAGACGATATGGATTAGCATTTAACTCTAAAATTTTACCAAATTCTTTAGCCCATGCAATTAGCTGTGCCATATCTGGATTATAGCCAGCTCGGTCTTCAATAATGCGACCAGTTGGATGGGCAATCATATGAACATAAGGATTTTGCATCGCTGTGTGTAACCTAGCCATGATTTTATCCTGTGTTTGTGTGAAACTAGAGTGAATAGAGGCAATTACGAAATCCAACTCTTTTAGTACGTTGTCTTCAAAATCTAACGAACCGTCTGGCAAAATATCCATCTCTGTTCCGGCATATAAATAAAAGTCTGGATGCGCTTCGTTAAAAGCTTTAATTTCTAGACGTTGCTTCATTAATCGTTCAGGCGTTAAACCATTGGCCACCTTTAAATACTGTGAGTGATCGGTAATAACGCTATATTGATAGCCACGTGCAATTAATGCTTCTCCCATTTCCGTAACGGAGTACGCACCATCTGACCACGTTGTATGCATATGCAAATCAGCTACAATTTCGTCAAGCTTTACTAAATCCCTAATTTCTTCTGTCCGGTCAAATTCCGTTGTCCCTGTACGTAAGCTAGGTGGGATGAAAGGTAGATCAAAATGCTTAAAGAATGCCGCTTCATCCGAAAATGTCAACACAGAACCATCAGCCTGTTCTACACCGTACTCACTTATTTTCTCACCACGCGACTTGGCAATTTGACGCATACGCACATTATGGTCCTTCGAGCCTGTAAAATGATGCAAGGCAGTTGCATACTCTGAATCCTTCACTAATCGAAAATCGACACTAACTGGCTCTTCAAAGTCTAAAACGACAGAAATTTTGGTATCACCTGCAGCCACTACTTCTTGTATGACGAGTTCACTCAATAATTTTTCACGCACTGTCTCAATTGCTTCAGTTACAACGATAAAATCGATATCTTTACTTGTCTCTGATGCACGACGGAAACTCCCAGCAACAGAAAAACGTTCCACTTCTTCCATACTACCGAGAAGTGCTTCAATTTGTAAAACGACAGGCTCCAATTGCCAAATCGGCAGGCGCTCCGAACGATTTGCAAAGTTCGCAAGCTCTTTTAAAATCTTTTCTTCTGTTTTCGCTGCAAAACCTGCTAGCTCGCGCACCTTGCAAGTCTCACACGCCTCCTTTAAGCTTTCTGCCGAGTCGATGCCTAGCTCTTGATGAAGCTTAGCAATTTTTTTGCCACCTAAACCCGGCAGCTTCAGTAACGGCAGTAATCCTTTCGGCACAATGTCTTCTAATTCTTTTAAAAGACTCGATTCACCTGTTGCTATAAGATCCTCAATTACTGCAGCTGTGCCTTTACCGATGCCCTTTAATTTTGTGACATCCTCCATTTCGCTCAGTGAACGCTCGTCCCCTTCGAGTGCCGCCGCAGCTTTTCGGAAGGCAGAGACCTTGAATGGATTTTCACCCTGTAATTCCATGTACAATGCAATTTTTTCAAGTGTACGAATAATTGTTTTTTTGTTCATTGGAAATTCCCCCTATCGTAAAAACACTTCCCTCAAGTCCGAGAGAAGTGCCTAGTTTGCTATTGCCTTTCAATGACACCAAAACGCAGTTGTACCTGCCGCATTACTTTTGGTTCAGAAAACATACTACAGACACTTTGTTGCTACACCGCTTTCACATTACGATGAGTGGAGATAAATATACCACCAGTTTTGGAACATCTTCGTGATAATCGGTGTATGCTCCAATATGAGCCCGGATAAAAAAGATTTAGACATTAAATTTTGAATCATATCAATAGGCAACAACGCCAGTATATACAACAGAATAAACATAATTAAATAATTTTCAATCATGCCAAAAAGTGCACCTAGCCAGCGATTCATAGTACCTAAAACAGGTAAATAAGTAATAAAATCAAATATTGACGCCACAATCTGTAATGAAATCTTCACAGCAAAGAAAATAACTGCAAACGCCACTACTCGGTAAAATGTACGGTCTAAATCCAAGCTATCGATAACTACTCCAAGACTTCCCGAATCCGTTACGCCTGGATATGGCACCCAAAACACAAATTTCTGTGCTAATGGCTTATAATAGATATACGCAACAATGAGGGCAACTACAAAACTGACAATATGCATCATTTGAACGATAAAGCCTCGTTTTGCCCCAACAATTAGTCCACTCAATAGCACTAGTAATATAATTAAATCTAGCATTCACTTCAATCCTTTAATTTTTTCAATTCTTCTTCTAGTAATTCCATTTGCTCTTTTAAGAGTAAATAATCGTGTACCGTATTTACTGCTGTAAGGACGGCAAGCTTCGCGCTATCAAGTGATGGATTATGTAAATTCATTTCGCGCATACGGTCATCAACAATCGAAGCGACAAGTCGCATATGTCCAATAGATTCAGAGCCGACCATTTTATAGGTATGACCATATATTTCCACAGAAATTTTATTTTTTTCTTGATTTTCCATAGTCGCACCCTCCAATAGAATCTTTTTGCTCACGATTTTATTCAGTAGTGAGCAACGTCCACACAAAAAAGCTATTTATTATCATACCATGAAAGGTATAAAATTGTGAACAATGAGGACAGAAAGGAACGATTAAATGTCAAATATTGTACTTTTAATTTCAACAAATATGCAAAAAGAGGTGATATCTTATTACGCAAGCAATTTTGTGGAACGCAAAGCACCAGGTGTGATATTCGCAGCCAAACTACCAGATACCGCAATAACCTTATATAAATCAGGTAAATTAATGTTTCAAGGGGGCGGTGCAGATCGAGAAGCCGCACGTTGGGGCAACAACTCGGGAATCGCGAGTGCACCAAAATCCTCATCTATCGGAGCAAAGGGCGACGTGCTCCCAGACGGTTTTGCTTCAATGTCCGTTCTAGGCTCTGACGAAACTGGCACTGGCGATTATTTCGGCCCAATTACCGTCGCGGCGGTTTATGTGCCCGCTTCAAAAATCGAATTAATGAACGAGCTAGGCGTCAAAGATTCAAAAATGCTAACGGATGACTATATGCGCCGAATTGCACCGGATTTACGTGCAGCATGCGAACATAGCGTACTTATCTTGCGCAATGAAAAATATAACGCGATACAAGCAAAGGGCTACTCACAGGGCAAAATGAAAGCCATGATGCACAATAAAGCACTAGGACATACGTTGTCTAAAATGACACCGGAGAAACCTGAACATATTCTCATTGATCAGTTTGCAGAGCGGGGGGTTTATTACAATTATTTAAAGAATGAACAAGAAATTGTGCGAGAAAAAGTGTTGTTTTCCACAAAGGCCGAGCAGCTTCATGTGTCTGTAGCAACGGCTTCCATCTTGGCACGTGCGGCCTTCTTAAAAGAAATGGATCGACTTAGTGAGCTTGCAGGTATAGAACTGTTAAAGGGGGCTTCTGGAAAGGTGGATGCATTAGCTGCACGAATATGGCGTGGGCAAGGCGAAGAATTTTTGCGCTCCATCACTAAATGGCATTTCGCAAATACAGAGAAGGCGAGAAAAATGGTGTAATAGAGAAGTTTTTTGAGCGAGTTGGGTTCTTAGATTGAGCAGTTCGCAACGGTTATGGAGCGGCGTAGTTCGCTAATTGAGCGACTCGTGTACGGGATTGAGCGGCGTAGTATGTTAATTGAGCGACTCGTGACCTAGATTGAGCGTTTTAAAACTTTTTTGAGCCGTCTAAGGAAGTATTTGATATTTACTTTGTTTCGTAACGCCTACCTTGCTGTAACAATTAGTTGCTAAAATTCTTTTTACAATATGACGATTATTTATCTGCAAAAAGTATTGAGCTTGTTTATTTGTAATATGATTACTTATGAGCATACTGTAATCTTGAAGTGTAACATAATGTGCAGTTGAATCTGTATGATAGCAGCTTAAGCAACGCCATTTTAATGGCAGTCGATGCATCATTCCAAGCTGACATTTAGGACAGAAAACGCCTTGTCGAATAGCACGCTCTTCAATGTCATAGTATCGACACAGTGGAAAGGGCTCGTATGATGTGTGGTGATGTAATAATAATGCAATAATCTCTTGCACATCGAGCCGTTCCCCTTGCGCATTCCGTTGGCGCAAAAAGTTCGTCAATTCACGTGACATTATCACAGGAAACATCCCGTTCTCATAATCAATACGAGCGTTGTTGAAAGGAAAGACGATGACACCTCCTACATGAGCCTCTACATTATGTTGACGGAAAAATCCCTGCAGACCGTACACATATTCTTCAAGCTGTACTTCTGGATGATTAAAAATACTTCGATTCCCTGTGTCCAATATACGAATCATTTGGCGTGGTTTGCTTTTAAGCTGTACATCCCCACGAATATTCTTACTTTCAATAATTATTACCTCATATGGTGTCACCACCACTACATCTAACTGAATAGGTAATGGTCGTGAAAGCCTAATATTATGCAATATATGAATATCCATTGAATATGATAATTTCTCCAACTGTCTAACGATATACCGCTCGCCATATTCCCCCGCCTCAGCTTGCTGTAACTCCCGTGTAATTTGTTCATATAATGGATGACTCGGCTGTAGTCTTCTAGCTAAGGCACGTAAGCCCAGTGTCATCTTAGCCTCCTCAAAAGATTTAATTAGCATCGCATCACTTCCTTTTCCACTGACTATAGCAAGGAAAAATAGCACTGCCTAGACCTTTGACTAAACTAATTATTTGGTAAACATTATAGCTAGATTTATTTATTTTCAGCATTTTTTGTGTGGATGCACCGTTTGAGAATGCCTTGCCATTCGAATTGAGCGACTGAACGTTGGAATTGAGCGACTGATCCACGGCATTGAGCGGCCACGTTGAACAATTGAGCGAGCTTTTACAAGGATTGAGCGACCCTCTAATTTTATTGGGCGACTGCCCCCTCAAACCTCAAATAAAAAAAAGACTGCCCCGTAGGACAGCCCTTCGAAATGTAATTAACGTACTTCTGTGCCTTCAATTGTAGCGATGGCTTTTAATACTTTATTGTGTGCTGCGACAACCTCTTCGTCTGTTAGTGTACGTTCTGGGTCAAAGTACGTTAATGAGAAGGCAACCGATTTTTTGCCAGCTTCCATTTTCTCACCCTCATATACATCGAATATACGAATGTCTTTTAACAGTTTCACGCCTGCCGAGTGAATTACAGCAACTACTTCTCCAGCCGCAGTCGCACGATCCATCACAAGTGCGATATCACGAGACATAGCAGGGAATCGTGGCACTGGTTTGTAACCTAGTGGTGCTTCATTTGTAGTAGCGGCCAGTAAAGCTACTAAGTTCATTTCCATCACATACGTATCTTTCACACCCCAAGTTTTTTGCTCAGCAGGGTGTAACCCACCAATAATGCCGACTTTTTCGCCGTCTAATAGGATGCTTGCTGTACGTCCTGGGTGTAGACCGTCTACTTGTGCTTTTACGAAGGAAATACGTTGGGCAAGACCCAGCTTACTAACAACCCCTTCAACAATTCCTTTTAGTACGAAGAAATCTACTTCTTTTTTCTCGCCTTGCCAAGCATGATCTAACCATTTACCCGTTAGAACTGCTGCTACATGCTCTTCCTCAAAAGGTTGACCTTCTGCTGATTGACCAAGGAACACAGAGCCAACTTCATATAATGCCACACTGTCCGCCTTACGTGCAACGTTATATGCAGCGGCCTCAATTAAATGTGGAATTAAGCTTTGACGAAGCGTTGAACGATCTTCACTCATTGGCATTAATAAACGCGTTACTGGTTCCGCTTTTAATGCAAAACGTTGTGATAATGCTTCGGAAGTTAATGAATAGGTTACTGCTTGATAAAGACCTGCACCCTCCATGTAGGTACGTACTACGCGACGGTTTGCTTGATAAGGTGTTAGGCTTCCTACTTGGTTGGCACCCTCTAGTAATGTCATTGGAATTTCATCGTAGCCGTAAAGACGTGCGATTTCTTCCACAATATCCTCTTCAATTTTAATATCCTGACGACGTGTTGGCGCATCAATAATTAATAATCCATTTGCCGCCTCTACACCAAATTTTAAACGCTCTAAAATGGACAGCATATCTTCTAATGAGATTTTCATACCTAGACGCTCATTGATAAAATCTGGCGAAACAACTACACGTGCTGGTGTTTTATCTAATTCGTCCACGATGCACGTACCTTCTAGCACTTCACCACCAGCTAATTCAGCAAGTAATGCCGCTGCACGTTCGGCAGCAGGTACAACACGGTTTGGATCGACACCTTTTTCAAAGCGAGCTGATGCATCTGAGCGAAGGCCAAGGTTACGTGAAGTTTGTCGAACTGTTAAGCCATCAAAGTAAGCAGATTCAATAACAACCGTTGTTGTAGTTTCTGTTACTTCCGAGTTTGCTCCACCCATTACACCCGCAATAGCTACCGGCTCTTTGCCATTTGTAATCACTAAATCAGTCGCTTTTAATGTACGCTCCAGGTCGTCTAAAGTAGTAATTTTTTCACCTTCTGTTGCTTTACGTACAACAATTTCACCTGTTGCAAGGCTGTCGTAGTCGAATGCATGAAGCGGTTGACCATACTCCATTAAGATGTAGTTTGTCACGTCGACTACATTATTGTGTGGACGTACACCAGCTGCCATTAAGCGGTGTTGTAACCACATTGGTGATTCTGCAATTTTTACATTTTTCACGACTTTTGCCACATACATCGGATTCGCTTGTAAATCTTCTACGCGAAGTTTTAACACGTCCCCTGCTTTTTCAGATGATGTGTTGTATGCGATTTCTGGATATTTTACTTCTTCCGAAAGAATAGCACCGACCTCATACGCTACACCCAGCATAGAAAGTGCATCCGAGCGGTTTGGTGTTAAACCAAGCTCTAACACGATGTCACGTAAACCTAAAAGTGCAAGTGCATCAGAACCCACTTGTGCCTCAGTAGGTAACACGTAAATGCCTTCTGCATAAGCTTTTGGCACGAGCTTACCTTCAATACCAAGCTCTTGTAATGAACAAATCATACCGTTCGATTCATGACCACGAAGTTTTGCTTTTTTAATTTTAATGCCACCTGGTAAATGTGCACCTGGGCGAGCAACAATGACTTTCTGTCCTGCATCAACATTTGGCGCACCACAAATAATTTGTTGTGGTTCAGCTTCACCAACATCTACTTGGCAAATATTTAATTTGTCTGCTTCAGGATGTTTTTCTTTGGATACGACATAGCCGACAACGACTTTATCCATACCTCTAGTACGGTCGATTACTGCGTCTACCTCAATCCCAGAGCGCGTAATTTTTTCTGCTAACTCTTCAGGCGCTAAGTCCTGTGTGCTTACATAATCTTTTAACCATTCCAATGATACTAACATTTTATGTCCCCCTTACGCCTCTGTTCGCTCGAATTGTGATAAGAAACGTGTGTCACTTGTATAGAAATGACGAATATCGTCGACTCCATATTTTAGCATTGCGATACGCTCTGCACCGATACCGAATGCAAAACCAGAAACTTTCTTCGGATCATAGCCAGCCATTTCAAGTACATTTGGATGTACCATACCTGCACCTAAAATTTCAATCCAGCCAGTACTTTTACACACGTTACAGCCTGAACCACCACATTTGAAGCAAGAGATATCCATTTCAACAGACGGTTCTGTGAATGGGAAGAAACTCGGACGT of the Lysinibacillus fusiformis genome contains:
- the rnhC gene encoding ribonuclease HIII, with product MSNIVLLISTNMQKEVISYYASNFVERKAPGVIFAAKLPDTAITLYKSGKLMFQGGGADREAARWGNNSGIASAPKSSSIGAKGDVLPDGFASMSVLGSDETGTGDYFGPITVAAVYVPASKIELMNELGVKDSKMLTDDYMRRIAPDLRAACEHSVLILRNEKYNAIQAKGYSQGKMKAMMHNKALGHTLSKMTPEKPEHILIDQFAERGVYYNYLKNEQEIVREKVLFSTKAEQLHVSVATASILARAAFLKEMDRLSELAGIELLKGASGKVDALAARIWRGQGEEFLRSITKWHFANTEKARKMV
- a CDS encoding CvpA family protein, producing MLDLIILLVLLSGLIVGAKRGFIVQMMHIVSFVVALIVAYIYYKPLAQKFVFWVPYPGVTDSGSLGVVIDSLDLDRTFYRVVAFAVIFFAVKISLQIVASIFDFITYLPVLGTMNRWLGALFGMIENYLIMFILLYILALLPIDMIQNLMSKSFLSGLILEHTPIITKMFQNWWYIYLHSS
- a CDS encoding nuclease-related domain-containing protein; this translates as MTLGLRALARRLQPSHPLYEQITRELQQAEAGEYGERYIVRQLEKLSYSMDIHILHNIRLSRPLPIQLDVVVVTPYEVIIIESKNIRGDVQLKSKPRQMIRILDTGNRSIFNHPEVQLEEYVYGLQGFFRQHNVEAHVGGVIVFPFNNARIDYENGMFPVIMSRELTNFLRQRNAQGERLDVQEIIALLLHHHTSYEPFPLCRYYDIEERAIRQGVFCPKCQLGMMHRLPLKWRCLSCYHTDSTAHYVTLQDYSMLISNHITNKQAQYFLQINNRHIVKRILATNCYSKVGVTKQSKYQILP
- the polX gene encoding DNA polymerase/3'-5' exonuclease PolX, encoding MNKKTIIRTLEKIALYMELQGENPFKVSAFRKAAAALEGDERSLSEMEDVTKLKGIGKGTAAVIEDLIATGESSLLKELEDIVPKGLLPLLKLPGLGGKKIAKLHQELGIDSAESLKEACETCKVRELAGFAAKTEEKILKELANFANRSERLPIWQLEPVVLQIEALLGSMEEVERFSVAGSFRRASETSKDIDFIVVTEAIETVREKLLSELVIQEVVAAGDTKISVVLDFEEPVSVDFRLVKDSEYATALHHFTGSKDHNVRMRQIAKSRGEKISEYGVEQADGSVLTFSDEAAFFKHFDLPFIPPSLRTGTTEFDRTEEIRDLVKLDEIVADLHMHTTWSDGAYSVTEMGEALIARGYQYSVITDHSQYLKVANGLTPERLMKQRLEIKAFNEAHPDFYLYAGTEMDILPDGSLDFEDNVLKELDFVIASIHSSFTQTQDKIMARLHTAMQNPYVHMIAHPTGRIIEDRAGYNPDMAQLIAWAKEFGKILELNANPYRLDLCVEHLEMAVAAGVPVAINTDAHDISHLRFMDIGVRYANKAWLKKDMIVNTWTREQFEAFIRRNK
- the zapA gene encoding cell division protein ZapA, producing the protein MENQEKNKISVEIYGHTYKMVGSESIGHMRLVASIVDDRMREMNLHNPSLDSAKLAVLTAVNTVHDYLLLKEQMELLEEELKKLKD
- the pheT gene encoding phenylalanine--tRNA ligase subunit beta — protein: MLVSLEWLKDYVSTQDLAPEELAEKITRSGIEVDAVIDRTRGMDKVVVGYVVSKEKHPEADKLNICQVDVGEAEPQQIICGAPNVDAGQKVIVARPGAHLPGGIKIKKAKLRGHESNGMICSLQELGIEGKLVPKAYAEGIYVLPTEAQVGSDALALLGLRDIVLELGLTPNRSDALSMLGVAYEVGAILSEEVKYPEIAYNTSSEKAGDVLKLRVEDLQANPMYVAKVVKNVKIAESPMWLQHRLMAAGVRPHNNVVDVTNYILMEYGQPLHAFDYDSLATGEIVVRKATEGEKITTLDDLERTLKATDLVITNGKEPVAIAGVMGGANSEVTETTTTVVIESAYFDGLTVRQTSRNLGLRSDASARFEKGVDPNRVVPAAERAAALLAELAGGEVLEGTCIVDELDKTPARVVVSPDFINERLGMKISLEDMLSILERLKFGVEAANGLLIIDAPTRRQDIKIEEDIVEEIARLYGYDEIPMTLLEGANQVGSLTPYQANRRVVRTYMEGAGLYQAVTYSLTSEALSQRFALKAEPVTRLLMPMSEDRSTLRQSLIPHLIEAAAYNVARKADSVALYEVGSVFLGQSAEGQPFEEEHVAAVLTGKWLDHAWQGEKKEVDFFVLKGIVEGVVSKLGLAQRISFVKAQVDGLHPGRTASILLDGEKVGIIGGLHPAEQKTWGVKDTYVMEMNLVALLAATTNEAPLGYKPVPRFPAMSRDIALVMDRATAAGEVVAVIHSAGVKLLKDIRIFDVYEGEKMEAGKKSVAFSLTYFDPERTLTDEEVVAAHNKVLKAIATIEGTEVR